In Antechinus flavipes isolate AdamAnt ecotype Samford, QLD, Australia chromosome 6, AdamAnt_v2, whole genome shotgun sequence, the sequence AGGAATGGAGCTGTATTCCTCAGCCTCTCTGAAATGGACTCTCCTATTAGTAGATATCTTAAGCCCTGCAAAGAAATTCTGGGGACATAGAGATAAAAATGCAATAGAGGTCAAAGGAAAGAATGAGGCAATGGAAAGAAAATCGGGAATTTggatgactttggacaagtcactcaatggCAGTCTCAGTTTTTTGATCTTTGAAATGGAGATATTGAAGATCAAAGACAGGGTAAAGCTTTCCATTATTTccaatattatttccttcttcttcattCTCTAATTTTTAGTTTCTATTCTAAGACAAAAAATGGTGGTCTGCATAAGGTTTCATGTACCattaaaaaatcacaacaaagaaAGACTATCTTTAGATAGTGGGGTACAGCTTAGATAGTGGCCTTGGAGCTAGGAGGATGTGGATTTAAGTTCTAGCTCTGATACATCCTGGTTATGTagttctgggaaagtcacttaaagtcAGTACATCAGGCAGCTCTTGAGGATTGAACATGACATGGGAAGTGCAGATCTGCATTGCAACAGAGAGTTTTCCACACCAAGGAAATCCCAGGTCAgattctccccctttccccccatcctcccaaaaagggaaagaagagggtaCCATTTCAGTAAAGGTCTTACATCAAACATTTGACAAGGATTAAATTCAACTCCTATTGAGATCATAGCAAGACTGAGCccagattcaaatgagataatatttgtaaaaaagaaagaatttgtccTAACGGGGTTCCCTGTGGGGCCCAAGCTGCAGATTGTCCTTTTCTTCACCTTTCTGACTCTCTACCTCATCACCATCGGTGGCAATCTGGGGATGATCTTTCTAATCCAGAGTGACCTGCGTCTCCAGACTCCCATGTACTTCTTCCTCAGCCATCTCTCCTTCTTGGATATGTGCTATTCCTCTGTCATTATCCCTCAGATGCTCGGGACCTTGAAGACCGGTGGGACCCTAATCACCTATGAGCGCTGTGCCACGCAATACTTCTTCTTCACCCTCTGTGCCAGCACCGAGTGCTTCTTGTTGGCCGTGATGGCCTATGACCGCTACGTGGCCGTATGTAACCCCCTCCTCTATGTCACAGCCATGACTCCACAAACCCGACTTGGACTGGTGATGGGAGCTTATTCTGGGGCCATGGTCAATACCGTAATCCGCACAGGTAtgactttctccatttctttctgcaaATCCAATCAGGTGGACTTCTTCTTCTGTGACTTACCCCCATTGCTGAAGCTCTCATGCGTAGAAACTGGACCCCAGGAGCTGGTCATTTTCCTCTTTGCCTTCTTAGTGATCATGATTAACGTGAGCATCATTCTCATCTCCTACCTGTTCATCATCAGGGTGATCCTACGCATCCCTTCTGCTGGTGGACGGGCCAAGACATTTTCCACCTGTGCCTCCCACATGACCGCAGTCGCCCTCTTCTTTGGGACCCTCATCTTCATGTATCTACGGAGTAATGCGGTCACATCTCTGGAGGAGGATAAAATTGTGTCTGTGTTCTACACGGTGGTTATTCCTATGATGAACCCCATTATCTACAGTTTGAGAAACAAAGAGGTGAAGGAGGCTGTGAAGAAAATATTCAGGCGAGTGAAGATCTCGCAAGCAATGTGAGATTCTAGTGCCATCCGATCAGGAAACCTTCTTTAAACATCCATCAGTCTTGGGAGATATCCCTTTAACACAGCCTCCTCATCTCATGCTTTTAACAATAAGAGTGCTTCTCAATCCTGCCCCAGACATGTATTAACTATGTAACCTGTAcaagtctgtctctctctctctctctctctctctctttctctctctctcttttgccttcataagtctcagttttctcatctttaaaatgaggaggatAGCCTTGATGgtatcttcaatttcttttttttttaattttttttttaaattttaatagccttttatttacaggttatatgtatgggtaactttacagcattgacaattgccaaacctcttattccaatttttcccctccttccccccactctctccctcagatggcaggatgatcagtagatgttaaatatatta encodes:
- the LOC127541605 gene encoding olfactory receptor 9I1-like, yielding MGSADLHCNREFSTPRKSQKEFVLTGFPVGPKLQIVLFFTFLTLYLITIGGNLGMIFLIQSDLRLQTPMYFFLSHLSFLDMCYSSVIIPQMLGTLKTGGTLITYERCATQYFFFTLCASTECFLLAVMAYDRYVAVCNPLLYVTAMTPQTRLGLVMGAYSGAMVNTVIRTGMTFSISFCKSNQVDFFFCDLPPLLKLSCVETGPQELVIFLFAFLVIMINVSIILISYLFIIRVILRIPSAGGRAKTFSTCASHMTAVALFFGTLIFMYLRSNAVTSLEEDKIVSVFYTVVIPMMNPIIYSLRNKEVKEAVKKIFRRVKISQAM